In Gadus chalcogrammus isolate NIFS_2021 chromosome 13, NIFS_Gcha_1.0, whole genome shotgun sequence, the genomic stretch CGGTGGCGTTGCACATCCTCCACTGGCCCTGGTACATGCCCGGGGCGGCGGGGCTGTGCATCTGCACGCTGACGTCAAACATCTCCTGGGGTTCCAGGGACCTGACCAGCGCCATGTTGACGTGGCCGAACTGGTCCCCGCCGATGTACTTCAGACACACACCGGACGGCCACGACTCTGCGCCTGGGAGGGCCAGGACACAGGTATCAGAGGGATGGACGTCAGAGACAGGTCCACCACAGACAGGTCCAGCACAGACAGGTCCACCACAGACAGGTCACCACAGACAGGTTCACCACAGACAGGTCACCACAGACAGGTCACCACAGACAGGTCACCACAGACAGGTCCACCACAGACAGGTCCACCACAGACAGGTTCACCACAGACAGGTCCAGCACAGACAGATTGGATGTGACCTTCAGACGATAGTACCCAGAGGCTGGGAGTCATGCTGAGAAGAGGTTTACGAATCGGGACATGGCCGTCCGACCTCTGTTCCCATGGTTTAATCAGTGACCCCCCCCGTGGTGCGACCGGACACCCACCCGTGTTCTGTATCCTCCAGGTCTTAGTGAACGCTGTGTCTGGGGGGACGGACTCCCCCTCCCCGATCGTCACGTCCTCCACGAAGGACATGGCCGGGGCTTTGGCGTTGGGGCTCTCAAAGTCGTAGTACGCACCGATCGCAGCCTGCAGGTTCCTGGTGGAGACAGATGGGATTCAGTCGAACGGAGGTTAAGTAAGCTAAAGTATCGGCCCAGGGCAAACATTAAACTCTCATTAGTCTCTGGGTTTATCACTTGATCAGACAGCACATTTTACATTTGCTTGTCATTTGTGGAAACATTTGTTTGAGATGTTTGCTCGATTTTTTGTATTaccttttttttatcattcaaACTAATACATTTACATCACCATCTATTTAATTGACAAGCAACATCATCagtgacaaaaataataataaacatatttatgtttttgccCACTGAAATGTTCaatatcatatttatttttcttctgattCTGGTGCAGATCTATGATTGTAAATTGAACAGCGATGGAGAACAACCGTGAGGTGACAACCACTTGTTACCAGCCCTACGTTCATCATCACGACGGGTTACCTAACATCACGGCGTTGCCATGCATGAGTTGTGTTCGAATCCCCGAGTGACCAGAAGTGAACAAACTTAGAGGTGGAAAACTACAGTATTCCCATCGATTGTGCAATATGTTGGACGATCAGAATCTGAAAGGCCAAGATCGCTTCTGCCTGCGGTTGTTACCTTTAACCCAAGTTACAAGCAAACTAATCACTCTCCATTCAAACACATCTCAGATCAACATGAATGTCAACTCGCTGCACGAAGTTGTTATGCAACAAAAAGGAACGAGGAACGAGGAAGGAGTGACTGGTGCTTTACGCATCACACCgcatttaaaacacatgcaTTAATTACGCAcagactgggagggggggggacgcgaCCCAGCACCCACTAATGGTCCGGGAGCAAGGGCCGTCGTGGGATCCGCGGACTCACCAGTTGGTCATGTCCAGGAAGAAAGCGCAGCCGGCCGGGTTCAGCTGGAAGCCCAGCAGCCTCTGGAACTCGGAGATGAGGACGTCCTTGTCCGTGGTGCCCATGCAGCTGAAACGCTGCATGAGCTCCGCGTCCACGTCCATGTCCATGCCGTCCATGGCGACGGCCGAGGTCCCGGGGAGCCGAGCCGAGGGGGTCCGAGGGTCCGGGAGGTCCGGCGGGGATCCTCCGCACTCTAGTCTATTCCGAGGCCTCTCTCCTCAGCCATAACAACCGGagctcaacaacaacaacgtcagTACGCATGGTGGTGGCGCGGTGTGTGAgggacagtgttgccagattctTAAAACTGCGGGGTGCCTCCAGCCTGTTGCCACATTGGTCGGGAAAtctagcccaatctggcaacactgtgtGAGGGACGTTTTGACGTTACTACGCCGTGGGTAGTACGTCAGCGTTCGTGAATCGCCGAGGACTCTGACGTCATCTGTTGCTATTCGAAACCCGGCTTTTGATTGGGTGGCAGATTCATCAAAGTTTAAATCGACTAGTTGTAACAAATCTCGAAAAAAGTAATAATACCccaaaatattaatatataatgtgATGTGAAACGCGTGGAAGATGTattgaaaataatataatattcttTATTTCGATTAAAGTCTATCTTTCGGACAAATGAGAGGGAGTAGGCCTTCACAGTTTATTGTATTACTGTTCTTACTTGCTATATTATAAAATCAGCCAATTAATGTTTATAGAATATGATAAAAAAGTCCACTGTGATACATCAGAGTTTCGGGTTTAAATGGGCGCATCATGCGTGTTC encodes the following:
- the LOC130402538 gene encoding protein ILRUN-like, coding for MDGMDMDVDAELMQRFSCMGTTDKDVLISEFQRLLGFQLNPAGCAFFLDMTNWNLQAAIGAYYDFESPNAKAPAMSFVEDVTIGEGESVPPDTAFTKTWRIQNTGAESWPSGVCLKYIGGDQFGHVNMALVRSLEPQEMFDVSVQMHSPAAPGMYQGQWRMCNATGLFYGDVIWVILSVEVGGLLGVTQQLSSFETEFNTQPQRHPQGDFNPFASPQKNKHHHHHHHHHQQDGGGGGGGGPWETGPGPLGTEPNGVDLQSSRAPGVTYGQGVGGPFPSGQS